In one window of Mercurialis annua linkage group LG4, ddMerAnnu1.2, whole genome shotgun sequence DNA:
- the LOC126678455 gene encoding VQ motif-containing protein 8, chloroplastic-like translates to MMTSSTRKQLQGSRPAPLMVNKNYSAKIKRSLSRKGRRSPVIIYLKSPDIIHVRPEEFMGLVQRLTGRKQDHSSTHLSTSTSTACETMVDYVNGDERLESKISRQELDSSIVLNIYTQEDWTIRHSPDKGECEVNQPEYVLRSEAD, encoded by the exons ATGATGACTTCTTCCACAAGAAAGCAACTACAGGGTTCAAGGCCTGCGCCACTAATGGTGAACAAGAACTACTCTGCGAAGATCAAGAGATCGTTATCGCGGAAAGGTCGTCGATCTCcggttattatatatttaaaatcacCCGATATTATTCATGTTCGACCCGAGGAATTTATGGGTCTTGTTCAACGTCTTACTGGCCGGAAACAAGACCATAGCTCAACTCATTTATCTACTTCTACAAGTACTGCTTGTGAAACAATGGTGGACTATGTTAATGGTGATGAAAGACTGGAGAGCAAGATCAGTCGGCAAGAATTAGATAGTTCTattgttttgaatatttatacCCAGGAAGATTGGA CCATACGACACTCTCCAGACAAGGGAGAGTGTGAAGTGAACCAACCCGAGTATGTACTACGTTCAGAAGCagattaa
- the LOC126677049 gene encoding uncharacterized protein LOC126677049 isoform X2, producing MAKVATQPVPGSLTSNSLQLGGAALKVGGGAMVKRKTPSELRGEQLKRTNVKETVDEYPAPLCGLTNTSNNGLKKPDLPRHPRYIATRMDEVYPAKKSRLRVLSAKDNAKENISTEQTSILKNITVLSNLAVKKKVLRSENSAAPIVSEEGNMQSQTIERCSQSIFRSVTELSSAGEKSSGLSVVDMDKALKGLVSHEPSSNSGSTPYFSKSIGNDASVHTGNFLSECLVSGSKAPLDFTMKTKILLTSSSSVNWIHRSIMSSAYNGMPQIASQLCSNKDGIGSGQAWTSHILSSKALHSWVYPQCTLPPSVILVLSSQVAEQDFLKKRQREWADSFRSLFYMLRKNICNIFYVCTSYFVVMFICSSGPGGTKYSCNAYISQSTRGLRSSLREHDVCFSMPLCQSKEEQATTEDLVELSEIEKQNLGQTRRWTSVSDIDNIPESLLAFYGDKNVHALYDFLLNYRSSLTVLSGVDVPVLYSPVPFQNAALSAPEIRCVEMKRVDHFSASPKKSKVEDGESLRDASSGFRSSIEIKAEYIPPWIICRICALIGSEGNSFEASFITERTSVGLNVALREVCEKTDSKNVMDEGLEESSHCFGIPEATANPCLGSGFLKGLKYNSGSYTASLSPI from the exons ATGGCAAAGGTTGCTACACAACCTGTTCCTGGTTCATTAACCTCCAATTCGCTTCAGCTTGGCGGGGCTGCTCTCAAGGTCGGTGGTGGTGCAATGGTCAAAAGGAAGACACCATCAGAACTCAGA GGAGAGCAATTAAAAAGGACAAATGTTAAAGAGACTGTAGATGAATATCCAGCCCCGTTATGTGGCCTGACAAA CACCAGCAATAATGGGCTCAAGAAACCAGATTTGCCGAGGCATCCTAGATACATTGCAACCCGTATGGATGAAGTATATCCTGCTAAGAAATCCAGGCTCAGGGTGCTTTCAGCTAAGGACAATGCAAAG GAAAATATATCAACTGAGCAAACATCCATCCTGAAGAATATCACTGTTCTTTCAAATTTGGCtgttaagaaaaaagttttacG TTCAGAGAATTCTGCTGCTCCTATTGTATCTGAAGAAGGTAACATGCAGTCTCAAACAATTGAAAGATGTAGTCAAAGTATATTTCGAAGTGTTACTGAACTTTCATCGGCTGGTGAAAAATCATCAGGCTTATCTGTTGTGGATATG GATAAAGCATTAAAAGGGCTAGTTTCCCATGAACCATCTAGTAATTCTGGTTCAACTCCCTACTTTTCTAAGAGTATTGGTAATGATGCTTCAGTTCATACAGGCAACTTCTTGTCTGAATGCCTCGTGTCAGGCTCAAAGGCTCCATTAGATTTCACTATGAAAACAAAAATCCTGCTGACATCCTCTAGCTCAGTGAATTG GATTCATAGGTCAATCATGTCTAGTGCTTACAATGGCATGCCGCAAATAGCATCTCAGCTTTGTAGTAATAAGGATGGTATTGGATCCGGGCAAGCATGGACTTCCCACATTCTTAGTTCTAAAGCATTGCATTCATGGGTTTATCCTCAGTGTACACTACCACCTTCTGTCATATTAGTGTTGAGCTCACAAGTAGCAGAGCAAG attttttaaaaaaacggcAGCGGGAATGGGCGGATTCCTTTCGGAGTCTCTTTTACATGCTTCGAAAGAACATTTGTAATATATTTTAtg TGTGTACATCTTATTTTGTAGTGATGTTCATCTGTAGCAGTGGCCCAGGAGGAACCAAATACTCATGTAACGCCTACATATCCCAATCAACAAGAGGCCTGAGGTCATCATTGAGAGAGCAT GATGTTTGTTTCTCTATGCCACTTTGCCAATCTAAGGAAGAGCAAGCGACTACTGAAGATCTAGTTGAGCTCTCAGAGATCGAGAAACAAAATTTAGGCCAG ACTCGAAGGTGGACCTCTGTGTCTGATATTGATAATATCCCAGAGTCTTTGCTGGCTTTCTATGGAGATAAAAATGTACATGCACTATATGACTTCTTGCTAAATTACAG ATCCTCATTGACTGTTCTGTCTGGAGTGGATGTTCCTGTTTTATATTCACCTGTGCCATTTCAAAATGCTGCTCTTTCTGCTCCAGAG ATAAGATGTGTGGAGATGAAAAGAGTTGATCATTTTTCTGCTTCCCCTAAAAAGTCTAAAGTTGAAGATGGAGAATCTTTACGAGATGCATCTTCTGGTTTTCGCTCTAGCATTGAAATTAAGGCTGAATATATCCCGCCATGGATTATCTGCCGTATATGTGCACTAATAGGTTCTGAAGGGAATAGCTTTGAGGCAAG CTTTATAACAGAGCGAACCTCAGTTGGCTTGAATGTTGCTCTTCGAgaagtgtgcgagaaaactGATTCTAAAAATGTGATGGATGAAGGCTTGGAAGAAAGCAGTCACTGTTTTGGCATTCCAGAAGCTACAGCGAATCCGTGTTTGGGTTCAGGCTTCTTAAAAGGCTTGAAGTACAATAGTGGTTCTTATACAGCTTCCCTCTCTCCTATATGA
- the LOC126677049 gene encoding uncharacterized protein LOC126677049 isoform X1, with protein MAKVATQPVPGSLTSNSLQLGGAALKVGGGAMVKRKTPSELRGEQLKRTNVKETVDEYPAPLCGLTNSTSNNGLKKPDLPRHPRYIATRMDEVYPAKKSRLRVLSAKDNAKENISTEQTSILKNITVLSNLAVKKKVLRSENSAAPIVSEEGNMQSQTIERCSQSIFRSVTELSSAGEKSSGLSVVDMDKALKGLVSHEPSSNSGSTPYFSKSIGNDASVHTGNFLSECLVSGSKAPLDFTMKTKILLTSSSSVNWIHRSIMSSAYNGMPQIASQLCSNKDGIGSGQAWTSHILSSKALHSWVYPQCTLPPSVILVLSSQVAEQDFLKKRQREWADSFRSLFYMLRKNICNIFYVCTSYFVVMFICSSGPGGTKYSCNAYISQSTRGLRSSLREHDVCFSMPLCQSKEEQATTEDLVELSEIEKQNLGQTRRWTSVSDIDNIPESLLAFYGDKNVHALYDFLLNYRSSLTVLSGVDVPVLYSPVPFQNAALSAPEIRCVEMKRVDHFSASPKKSKVEDGESLRDASSGFRSSIEIKAEYIPPWIICRICALIGSEGNSFEASFITERTSVGLNVALREVCEKTDSKNVMDEGLEESSHCFGIPEATANPCLGSGFLKGLKYNSGSYTASLSPI; from the exons ATGGCAAAGGTTGCTACACAACCTGTTCCTGGTTCATTAACCTCCAATTCGCTTCAGCTTGGCGGGGCTGCTCTCAAGGTCGGTGGTGGTGCAATGGTCAAAAGGAAGACACCATCAGAACTCAGA GGAGAGCAATTAAAAAGGACAAATGTTAAAGAGACTGTAGATGAATATCCAGCCCCGTTATGTGGCCTGACAAA TAGCACCAGCAATAATGGGCTCAAGAAACCAGATTTGCCGAGGCATCCTAGATACATTGCAACCCGTATGGATGAAGTATATCCTGCTAAGAAATCCAGGCTCAGGGTGCTTTCAGCTAAGGACAATGCAAAG GAAAATATATCAACTGAGCAAACATCCATCCTGAAGAATATCACTGTTCTTTCAAATTTGGCtgttaagaaaaaagttttacG TTCAGAGAATTCTGCTGCTCCTATTGTATCTGAAGAAGGTAACATGCAGTCTCAAACAATTGAAAGATGTAGTCAAAGTATATTTCGAAGTGTTACTGAACTTTCATCGGCTGGTGAAAAATCATCAGGCTTATCTGTTGTGGATATG GATAAAGCATTAAAAGGGCTAGTTTCCCATGAACCATCTAGTAATTCTGGTTCAACTCCCTACTTTTCTAAGAGTATTGGTAATGATGCTTCAGTTCATACAGGCAACTTCTTGTCTGAATGCCTCGTGTCAGGCTCAAAGGCTCCATTAGATTTCACTATGAAAACAAAAATCCTGCTGACATCCTCTAGCTCAGTGAATTG GATTCATAGGTCAATCATGTCTAGTGCTTACAATGGCATGCCGCAAATAGCATCTCAGCTTTGTAGTAATAAGGATGGTATTGGATCCGGGCAAGCATGGACTTCCCACATTCTTAGTTCTAAAGCATTGCATTCATGGGTTTATCCTCAGTGTACACTACCACCTTCTGTCATATTAGTGTTGAGCTCACAAGTAGCAGAGCAAG attttttaaaaaaacggcAGCGGGAATGGGCGGATTCCTTTCGGAGTCTCTTTTACATGCTTCGAAAGAACATTTGTAATATATTTTAtg TGTGTACATCTTATTTTGTAGTGATGTTCATCTGTAGCAGTGGCCCAGGAGGAACCAAATACTCATGTAACGCCTACATATCCCAATCAACAAGAGGCCTGAGGTCATCATTGAGAGAGCAT GATGTTTGTTTCTCTATGCCACTTTGCCAATCTAAGGAAGAGCAAGCGACTACTGAAGATCTAGTTGAGCTCTCAGAGATCGAGAAACAAAATTTAGGCCAG ACTCGAAGGTGGACCTCTGTGTCTGATATTGATAATATCCCAGAGTCTTTGCTGGCTTTCTATGGAGATAAAAATGTACATGCACTATATGACTTCTTGCTAAATTACAG ATCCTCATTGACTGTTCTGTCTGGAGTGGATGTTCCTGTTTTATATTCACCTGTGCCATTTCAAAATGCTGCTCTTTCTGCTCCAGAG ATAAGATGTGTGGAGATGAAAAGAGTTGATCATTTTTCTGCTTCCCCTAAAAAGTCTAAAGTTGAAGATGGAGAATCTTTACGAGATGCATCTTCTGGTTTTCGCTCTAGCATTGAAATTAAGGCTGAATATATCCCGCCATGGATTATCTGCCGTATATGTGCACTAATAGGTTCTGAAGGGAATAGCTTTGAGGCAAG CTTTATAACAGAGCGAACCTCAGTTGGCTTGAATGTTGCTCTTCGAgaagtgtgcgagaaaactGATTCTAAAAATGTGATGGATGAAGGCTTGGAAGAAAGCAGTCACTGTTTTGGCATTCCAGAAGCTACAGCGAATCCGTGTTTGGGTTCAGGCTTCTTAAAAGGCTTGAAGTACAATAGTGGTTCTTATACAGCTTCCCTCTCTCCTATATGA
- the LOC126677051 gene encoding pentatricopeptide repeat-containing protein At5g06540, with amino-acid sequence MNGSSLISRTLKLKNPKLLLLESCSTLSHLKIIHAHMIRTHTIFDVFSASRLISNTIDKNFLDYALQLFYQIQNPNLFIFNAFIRGFSESKNPVQSVYFYVQSQRLAIFPDNLTYPFLVKACTQLGCLDMGVQAHGRVIRHGFESDVYVQNSLLNMYSTFGNIEAASYIFRTISELDVVSWTSMIAGYNKSGDVESARELFDKMPERNLVTWSTMISGYAKNDLFDKAVELFDVLKSRGIRANETVMVSVISSYAHLGTLELGEKAHDYVVRNKITVNLILGTALVDMYARCGSIDKAVRVFEELVEKDALSWTALIAGLAMHGHAEKALQYFSDMVKTGLIPRDVTFTAVLSACSHRGLVKRGMEIFESIKRDYCIEPRLEHYGCMVDLLGRAGKLAEAEKFILEMPVKPNAPIWGALLGACRIYKNAEVAERVGKILIELQPEHSGYYVLLSNIYARTNKWENVENMRQVMKGRGVKKPPGYSLIEMDGKVHNFTIGDKTHSEIENIEKMWEEILGKIKLEGYTGNTADAMFDIDEEEKENAVHRHSEKLAIAYGIMKTKAHTPIRIVKNLRVCEDCHTATKLISKVYERELIVRDRNRFHHFVGGSCSCMDYW; translated from the coding sequence ATGAATGGTAGCAGCTTAATTTCAAGAACACTGAAGCTAAAGAATCCAAAACTATTGCTGCTAGAATCATGTTCTACTTTATCCCACTTAAAAATCATTCATGCCCATATGATTAGAACCCATACAATCTTTGATGTATTTTCAGCTAGTAGATTAATCTCCAACACCATAGACAAGAATTTTCTTGATTATGCATTGCAACTCTTTTACCAAATCCAAAACCCTaatcttttcattttcaatgCGTTTATCAGGGGGTTTTCTGAAAGCAAAAACCCAGTTCAGTCTGTCTATTTTTATGTCCAATCACAAAGATTAGCTATTTTTCCTGATAATCTTACGTACCCATTTTTAGTTAAGGCGTGTACTCAATTGGGTTGTTTAGATATGGGTGTTCAAGCTCATGGACGTGTAATTAGACATGGATTTGAGAGTGATGTTTATGTGCAGAACTCACTGTTGAATATGTATTCTACATTTGGGAATATTGAAGCTGCAAGCTATATTTTCCGGACAATATCTGAGTTAGATGTTGTTTCTTGGACTTCAATGATAGCAGGTTATAATAAATCGGGTGATGTTGAGTCAGCGCGCGAACTGTTCGATAAAATGCCTGAGAGGAACTTGGTTACTTGGAGTACTATGATTAGTGGCTATGCTAAGAATGATTTGTTTGATAAGGCAGTTGAATTGTTTGATGTTCTTAAATCTCGAGGGATTCGAGCAAATGAAACGGTTATGGTTAGTGTAATATCTTCGTATGCTCATTTAGGTACTCTTGAATTGGGAGAAAAAGCACATGATTATGTAGTTAGGAATAAGATTActgttaatttgattttggGGACTGCTCTGGTAGATATGTATGCACGATGTGGAAGTATTGATAAAGCTGTTCGGGTTTTCGAGGAACTTGTCGAGAAGGATGCCTTAAGTTGGACAGCGCTTATCGCTGGACTTGCTATGCATGGTCATGCTGAAAAAGCGCTTCAGTATTTCTCGGATATGGTAAAAACAGGGTTAATCCCAAGAGATGTAACATTTACGGCAGTTTTATCGGCCTGCAGTCACCGGGGATTGGTCAAAAGAGGGATGGAGATATTTGAATCCATTAAACGAGACTACTGTATTGAGCCTAGGTTGGAACACTATGGGTGCATGGTTGATCTGCTAGGCCGAGCAGGAAAGTTAGCAGAAGCGGAGAAGTTTATTCTTGAAATGCCTGTGAAGCCTAATGCACCAATTTGGGGAGCTTTGCTTGGAGCTTGTCGGATATACAAAAATGCAGAAGTTGCAGAAAGAGTCGGAAAGATTTTAATCGAGTTGCAGCCGGAACACAGCGGCTACTATGTACTGCTTTCGAACATTTATGCTCGGACAAATAAATGGGAAAATGTCGAAAACATGAGGCAGGTGATGAAGGGAAGGGGAGTAAAGAAACCGCCGGGATACAGTCTGATTGAAATGGACGGAAAAGTTCATAATTTCACAATAGGGGATAAAACGCACTCAGAAATTGAGAACATCGAGAAAATGTGGGAAGAAATTCTCGGTAAAATAAAACTAGAAGGATATACCGGAAATACAGCCGATGCAATGTTTGATATAGATGAAGAGGAAAAAGAAAATGCAGTGCACAGGCACAGCGAGAAGCTAGCTATAGCATATGGGATCATGAAGACTAAAGCTCATACACCTATTCGGATAGTGAAAAACTTGAGGGTTTGCGAAGATTGCCACACAGCTACAAAGCTGATTTCTAAGGTTTATGAAAGAGAGTTGATTGTAAGAGACAGGAACAGATTTCATCATTTTGTAGGTGGTTCCTGCTCTTGCATGGACTACTGGTAA